Proteins encoded in a region of the Calidithermus timidus DSM 17022 genome:
- a CDS encoding metallophosphoesterase family protein, translating into MRYLILSDLHGNWSALEAIVREARDWERVLFLGDAVGYYPDAERVVSWLTSHDAIGVLGNHDAWMLSLGSLDVEGPILEIIAWQAERMSASSHAYLSKLPVATTVEGALLVHGSPCDPMQYLDDLELARQGFDCTAARWVFHGHTHLAGAYLSLDGPNGQWVRYQRYTNGGELILAPKVRAIVNPGSVGQPRDGTPGAAYAIWDSEEDLVEFYRVTYDLKQVLRRIEEAGFPNWLYERLLQGK; encoded by the coding sequence GTGCGCTACCTGATCCTCTCCGACCTGCACGGTAACTGGAGTGCCCTCGAGGCCATCGTGCGCGAGGCCAGGGACTGGGAGCGGGTTCTTTTTCTGGGGGACGCGGTGGGCTATTACCCCGATGCCGAGAGGGTGGTGTCCTGGCTGACCTCGCACGATGCCATCGGGGTGCTGGGCAACCACGACGCCTGGATGCTCTCGCTGGGCTCTTTGGACGTCGAGGGGCCCATCCTCGAGATCATCGCCTGGCAGGCTGAGCGCATGAGCGCTAGTAGCCACGCTTATCTCTCCAAGCTGCCCGTGGCCACCACCGTCGAGGGGGCCTTGCTGGTGCACGGCAGCCCCTGCGACCCCATGCAGTACCTCGACGACCTCGAGCTCGCCCGACAGGGCTTCGACTGCACCGCGGCCCGCTGGGTCTTCCACGGCCACACCCACCTGGCCGGGGCCTACCTCTCCCTCGACGGCCCCAACGGCCAGTGGGTGCGCTACCAGCGCTACACCAACGGCGGCGAGTTGATCCTCGCACCCAAGGTGCGGGCCATCGTCAACCCCGGCTCGGTGGGGCAGCCCCGCGACGGCACGCCGGGGGCCGCCTACGCCATCTGGGATAGCGAGGAGGACCTGGTCGAGTTCTACCGGGTGACCTACGACCTCAAGCAGGTGTTGCGCCGCATCGAGGAAGCGGGCTTCCCCAACTGGCTCTACGAGCGCTTGCTGCAGGGGAAGTAG
- a CDS encoding DNA polymerase III subunit gamma/tau, protein MGRPQLKPSILGHERILKLLPSLSSQSLLFTGPEGVGRRAVARWYAYGLNCAEGFPGCGECASCRLEEHSDYLEIAPEAETKTGRKARNLQIRLEQIAPREDGGENLLDWLSTYPRFRAKVAVIDGAHLLNEPAANALLKVLEEPPAYARLILVAPSREMLLPTLASRSLELAFGPLSEETLRGLTRDPEVLAYAEGSVGRVRWALDNPALFNQLLGRVQGVLQSLEEGPAQTLEALGPLLETEGGLNYLARKLGQSLPPEDPRRAEALLAIHQAQEALSAYVSEDLVLSWLGLRLWAAAQGRETLSGH, encoded by the coding sequence ATGGGGAGACCGCAGTTGAAGCCATCGATCCTGGGACACGAGCGCATCCTGAAGCTGCTGCCGAGCCTGAGCAGCCAGAGCCTGCTGTTTACCGGGCCTGAGGGGGTGGGGCGGCGGGCGGTAGCGCGGTGGTACGCTTACGGCCTCAACTGCGCCGAAGGCTTTCCAGGCTGCGGCGAGTGTGCTTCTTGCCGCCTGGAGGAGCACAGCGATTACCTCGAGATCGCCCCCGAGGCCGAGACTAAAACCGGGCGCAAAGCGCGCAACCTGCAGATCCGGCTCGAGCAGATCGCCCCCCGCGAGGACGGCGGGGAGAATCTGCTGGATTGGCTCTCGACCTACCCGCGCTTCCGGGCCAAGGTGGCGGTGATCGATGGGGCCCACCTGCTCAACGAGCCCGCTGCCAACGCGTTGCTGAAGGTGCTCGAGGAGCCTCCCGCTTACGCCCGGCTCATCCTCGTCGCGCCCAGCCGCGAGATGCTGCTGCCCACCCTGGCCTCGCGCTCGCTCGAGCTGGCCTTCGGCCCCCTGTCCGAGGAGACGCTGCGCGGCCTCACCCGCGACCCTGAGGTCCTGGCCTACGCCGAGGGCAGCGTGGGGCGGGTGCGCTGGGCGCTCGACAACCCGGCCCTCTTCAACCAGCTCCTGGGGCGGGTGCAGGGGGTGCTCCAGAGCCTGGAGGAAGGCCCGGCCCAGACCCTCGAGGCCCTGGGACCGCTGCTCGAGACCGAAGGCGGCCTGAACTACCTGGCCCGCAAGCTGGGGCAGTCCCTTCCCCCCGAGGACCCGCGCCGCGCCGAGGCCCTGCTCGCCATCCACCAGGCCCAGGAGGCCCTGAGCGCCTACGTGAGCGAGGACCTGGTGCTCAGCTGGCTGGGCCTGCGACTGTGGGCGGCGGCGCAGGGGCGCGAAACCCTATCAGGTCACTGA